Proteins from a genomic interval of Musa acuminata AAA Group cultivar baxijiao chromosome BXJ1-9, Cavendish_Baxijiao_AAA, whole genome shotgun sequence:
- the LOC135593727 gene encoding NAC domain-containing protein 43 isoform X1, protein MSIPVNGHSGVPPGFRFHPTEEELLNFYLRKKVACEKIDLDVIRDVDLNKLEPWDIQAEKCRIGSTPQNDWYFFSHKDKKYPTGTRTNRATAVGFWKATGRDKVICSSIKRIGMRKTLVFYKGRAPHGQKSDWIMHEYRLDDRSDMSYPPNPACLMEEATNQEDGWVICRVFKKKNHHHQKSVESATNCSSSSLSADAKTEWLHPNGDGMLGQILQYMGRSCKEEREDLNSETLMRLPPLHSPTLPWFPENYTNQQLDHPSGYQTSYVPDAIHALAGTESNINSWAALDGLLASELDGQAEALKPLPCFDDPSLGVCSPATLFTPDIHRNRDRDDGDDDLWSLARPATKHISHVPY, encoded by the exons ATGAGCATCCCAGTGAATGGCCACTCGGGCGTGCCGCCGGGCTTCCGCTTCCACCCAACCGAGGAGGAGCTCCTAAACTTCTACCTGAGAAAGAAGGTGGCGTGTGAGAAGATCGACCTCGACGTCATCCGCGACGTCGACCTCAACAAGCTCGAGCCATGGGACATCCAAG CAGAGAAGTGCAGGATTGGGTCGACGCCGCAGAACGACTGGTACTTCTTCAGCCACAAGGACAAGAAGTACCCCACGGGCACTCGCACCAACCGTGCGACGGCGGTCGGGTTCTGGAAGGCCACTGGCCGGGACAAGGTCATCTGTTCCAGCATCAAGCGGATTGGGATGAGGAAGACGCTGGTGTTCTACAAAGGCCGCGCCCCTCACGGCCAGAAGTCAGATTGGATCATGCATGAGTACAGGCTCGACGATCGCTCCGACATGAGCTACCCACCCAAC CCTGCTTGCTTGATGGAAGAAGCTACCAACCAAGAAGATGGTTGGGTGATCTGCcgagtgttcaagaagaagaaccATCATCATCAAAAGAGCGTGGAAAGCGCCACcaactgctcttcttcttctctctccgcCGATGCCAAGACAGAGTGGCTGCACCCAAACGGCGACGGCATGTTGGGCCAAATCCTCCAATACATGGGAAGATCTTGCAAGGAAGAGAGAGAAGATCTCAACAGTGAGACgttgatgaggcttccacctctcCATAGCCCGACCCTTCCATGGTTTCCGGAGAACTACACCAACCAACAACTCGATCATCCATCCGGGTATCAGACGAGCTACGTACCGGACGCGATCCATGCCCTCGCGGGCACCGAGTCAAACATCAATAGCTGGGCCGCGCTCGATGGGCTTCTCGCGTCGGAGCTGGACGGCCAGGCGGAGGCGCTGAAGCCACTCCCCTGCTTCGATGACCCAAGCTTGGGTGTCTGCTCGCCTGCAACACTGTTCACCCCGGACATCCATCGCAATCGCGACAGGGACGACGGCGACGACGATCTGTGGAGCTTGGCGAGGCCAGCAACGAAGCACATCAGCCACGTTCCATACTAA
- the LOC135593727 gene encoding NAC domain-containing protein 43 isoform X2, with amino-acid sequence MSIPVNGHSGVPPGFRFHPTEEELLNFYLRKKVACEKIDLDVIRDVDLNKLEPWDIQEKCRIGSTPQNDWYFFSHKDKKYPTGTRTNRATAVGFWKATGRDKVICSSIKRIGMRKTLVFYKGRAPHGQKSDWIMHEYRLDDRSDMSYPPNPACLMEEATNQEDGWVICRVFKKKNHHHQKSVESATNCSSSSLSADAKTEWLHPNGDGMLGQILQYMGRSCKEEREDLNSETLMRLPPLHSPTLPWFPENYTNQQLDHPSGYQTSYVPDAIHALAGTESNINSWAALDGLLASELDGQAEALKPLPCFDDPSLGVCSPATLFTPDIHRNRDRDDGDDDLWSLARPATKHISHVPY; translated from the exons ATGAGCATCCCAGTGAATGGCCACTCGGGCGTGCCGCCGGGCTTCCGCTTCCACCCAACCGAGGAGGAGCTCCTAAACTTCTACCTGAGAAAGAAGGTGGCGTGTGAGAAGATCGACCTCGACGTCATCCGCGACGTCGACCTCAACAAGCTCGAGCCATGGGACATCCAAG AGAAGTGCAGGATTGGGTCGACGCCGCAGAACGACTGGTACTTCTTCAGCCACAAGGACAAGAAGTACCCCACGGGCACTCGCACCAACCGTGCGACGGCGGTCGGGTTCTGGAAGGCCACTGGCCGGGACAAGGTCATCTGTTCCAGCATCAAGCGGATTGGGATGAGGAAGACGCTGGTGTTCTACAAAGGCCGCGCCCCTCACGGCCAGAAGTCAGATTGGATCATGCATGAGTACAGGCTCGACGATCGCTCCGACATGAGCTACCCACCCAAC CCTGCTTGCTTGATGGAAGAAGCTACCAACCAAGAAGATGGTTGGGTGATCTGCcgagtgttcaagaagaagaaccATCATCATCAAAAGAGCGTGGAAAGCGCCACcaactgctcttcttcttctctctccgcCGATGCCAAGACAGAGTGGCTGCACCCAAACGGCGACGGCATGTTGGGCCAAATCCTCCAATACATGGGAAGATCTTGCAAGGAAGAGAGAGAAGATCTCAACAGTGAGACgttgatgaggcttccacctctcCATAGCCCGACCCTTCCATGGTTTCCGGAGAACTACACCAACCAACAACTCGATCATCCATCCGGGTATCAGACGAGCTACGTACCGGACGCGATCCATGCCCTCGCGGGCACCGAGTCAAACATCAATAGCTGGGCCGCGCTCGATGGGCTTCTCGCGTCGGAGCTGGACGGCCAGGCGGAGGCGCTGAAGCCACTCCCCTGCTTCGATGACCCAAGCTTGGGTGTCTGCTCGCCTGCAACACTGTTCACCCCGGACATCCATCGCAATCGCGACAGGGACGACGGCGACGACGATCTGTGGAGCTTGGCGAGGCCAGCAACGAAGCACATCAGCCACGTTCCATACTAA